In Ovis canadensis isolate MfBH-ARS-UI-01 breed Bighorn chromosome 3, ARS-UI_OviCan_v2, whole genome shotgun sequence, one DNA window encodes the following:
- the LOC138437641 gene encoding protein HP-20 homolog, producing MADLRILVGTILMANAVLEKAGCAGPPGLPGHPGPPGIRGPPGPRGIPGLPGVTGIPGPSVKCPCQRKSAFTVKLSGQLPSPSKPVPFTEVLYNAQRDLQEDTGVFTCRVPGNYHFLFDVDLHHCKVTVQLMRDKNSVLEKHQVSTKEPRNLSGMLTLPLHVGEKVWLEAKVETEKPEQARVTIYFSGFLT from the exons ATGGCTG ATCTCCGGATATTGGTCGGCACCATCCTAATGGCAAATGCTGTCCTGGAGAAAGCAGGGTGTGCCGGACCTCCAGGGCTTCCAGGACACCCAGGACCTCCAGGTATAAGAGGGCCTCCTGGTCCCAGag GAATACCAGGTTTACCAGGTGTGACGGGAATTCCAGGACCAAGTGTAAAATGCCCGTGCCAGAGAAAGTCCGCTTTCACTGTGAAGCTCAGTGGCCAGCTGCCTTCACCTTCGAAGCCTGTCCCCTTCACAGAGGTCCTGTACAATGCCCAGAGAGACTTACAGGAGGACACTGGGGTCTTCACATGCAGGGTGCCAGGaaattaccatttcctcttcgATGTGGATCTCCATCACTGCAAGGTGACTGTTCAGCTGATGAGGGACAAAAATTCTGTCTTAGAAAAGCATCAGGTCTCCACCAAAGAGCCCAGGAATCTCTCTGGCATGTTGACCCTGCCGCTGCACGTAGGCGAGAAGGTGTGGCTGGAAGCAAAAGTGGAAACCGAGAAGCCAGAGCAAGCCAGAGTCACAATTTATTTCTCTGGTTTCCTAACATAG